Proteins found in one Limanda limanda chromosome 18, fLimLim1.1, whole genome shotgun sequence genomic segment:
- the cenpw gene encoding centromere protein W, translating to MLNKAPKLKSTIKMKAKGSVNVRPASEAMIELITLLFLSNLAEEAKANAFEEKSATIRAHHVKAVSKKMLKKARG from the exons ATGTTGAACAAGGCCCCGAAGCTGAAGAGCACGATCAAGATGAAGGCGAAGGGGAGCGTGAACGTGAGGCCGGCGTCTGAAGCGATG ATTGAACTGATCACGCTGTTGTTCCTGAGCAACCTGGCAGAGGAGGCCAAGGCCAACGCGTTTGAGGAAAAGTCTGCAACCATCAGAGCTCATCATGTGAAAGCAGTCTCCAAG aaaatgctgaaaaaagCAAGAGGATGA